A genome region from Coffea arabica cultivar ET-39 chromosome 7e, Coffea Arabica ET-39 HiFi, whole genome shotgun sequence includes the following:
- the LOC113700990 gene encoding ubiquitin carboxyl-terminal hydrolase 27 isoform X3, which translates to MKIQGRIDIQSLVEKLKFGAKFLPQVNWSSPTGLHISVAASLLGATGLILAVKDGKVGSFVNFGLPWSSSDGLVSSDKNWVVPGLQNLGNNCFLNVVLQALASCSSFQRFLDIVFEDYKFPSVEESAKALPLTAAVTSLLEELCMVQYVRSVRSPRKVMVAMENYMPSFSLTSQQDAEEAFFHLLSSLREELSESYVHRPSSLADATVLDNSRILAPRKRLRESEQQRWRRSFLGPFDGILGSILTCQSCSFQISLDFQLFHSLHLSPVLSSGGTIMTGCSLESCLSQFFVSERLDNYFCSHCWHNAAIKYLSLTRENKTDIEKLILCSQDDSCDCKSLCSLRLLPWSNSYSRSFKQLSIARSPQILCVHLQRASVNLFGELVKIQVDGPSTSTSSKDHTYRLVSVVQHFGKVGSGHYTVYRRVKAETCDEDPIALLEPTHARWFCISDSEVHGVSEKDVLEAEASLLFYEKIH; encoded by the exons ATGAAAATTCAAGGAAGAATAGATATTCAGTCCCTTgtagaaaaattgaaatttggagCCAAATTTTTGCCCCAAGTGAACTGGAGTTCACCAACCGGGCTTCACATATCAGTGGCTGCAAGCCTTTTGGGTGCTACTGGCTTGATCTTGGCTGTCAAAGATGGTAAAGTTGGAAGCTTTGTCAACTTTGGTCTACCATGGTCATCATCTGATGGACTTGTTAGTTCTGACAAAAATTGGGTTGTGCCCGGATTGCAAAACCTTGGAAACAATTGTTTCTTGAATGTTGTTTTGCAG GCTTTGGCTAGTTGTTCGAGTTTTCAAAGATTCCTCGATATCGTCTTTGAGGACTATAAGTTTCCATCAGTAGAAGAGAGTGCTAAAGCATTGCCTCTTACTGCTGCCGTGACATCCCTGCTGGAAG AACTATGTATGGTTCAATATGTGAGATCTGTACGAAGTCCACGAAAGGTGATGGTTGCTATGGAGAATTACATGCCAAGTTTCAGCTTAACTAGCCAGCAG GATGCAGAGGAAGCATTCTTTCATCTTCTCTCTTCTTTGAGGGAAGAATTGTCAGAATCTTATGTTCACAGGCCCAGCTCCTTGGCTGATGCAACTGTACTCGATAATTCCAGAATTCTTGCTCCAAGAAAGAGGCTAAGGGAATCTGAACAGCAAAGATGGCGGCGTAGTTTCCTTGGACCTTTTGATGGGATCCTTGGTAGCATCTTGACCTGTCAGAGTTGTTCGTTTCAG ATCTCTCTGGATTTCCAATTATTTCATAGCTTACACCTCTCGCCGGTGCTCAGTAGTGGTGGTACAATT ATGACCGGATGCTCCTTGGAGAGTTGCCTGAGCCAGTTCTTTGTTTCTGAACGACTTGATAATTACTTCTGCAGTCACTGCTGGCATAATGCTGCTATTAAGTACCTATCCTTGACACGTGAAAATAAG ACAGATATTGAAAAGCTGATACTCTGTAGTCAGGATGATTCATGTGACTGTAAAAGTCTCTGTTCTCTTAGACTATTACCCTGGTCGAACAGCTACTCAAGAAGCTTCAAGCAGCTGAGTATAGCACGTAGCCCACAG ATTCTGTGTGTTCACCTGCAACGTGCTTCTGTGAATCTTTTTGGAGAACTAGTCAAAATTCAG GTAGATGGACCTTCCACTTCTACATCTTCCAAAGATCATACCTACAGGCTAGTTTCAGTCGTCCAGCACTTTGGAAAAGTTGGAAGCGGTCATTACACTGTTTACAGAAGAGTCAAAGCTGAGACTTGTGATGAAGATCCAATTGCGCTCTTAGAACCGACTCATGCACGATGGTTTTGCATCTCGGATTCTGAAGTGCATGGTGTCTCAGAGAAGGATGTTCTGGAAGCAGAGGCTAGTTTGTTGTTCTATGAGAAAATCCACTGA
- the LOC113700990 gene encoding ubiquitin carboxyl-terminal hydrolase 27 isoform X2, with product MKIQGRIDIQSLVEKLKFGAKFLPQVNWSSPTGLHISVAASLLGATGLILAVKDGKVGSFVNFGLPWSSSDGLVSSDKNWVVPGLQNLGNNCFLNVVLQALASCSSFQRFLDIVFEDYKFPSVEESAKALPLTAAVTSLLEELCMVQYVRSVRSPRKVMVAMENYMPSFSLTSQQDAEEAFFHLLSSLREELSESYVHRPSSLADATVLDNSRILAPRKRLRESEQQRWRRSFLGPFDGILGSILTCQSCSFQMTGCSLESCLSQFFVSERLDNYFCSHCWHNAAIKYLSLTRENKTDIEKLILCSQDDSCDCKSLCSLRLLPWSNSYSRSFKQLSIARSPQILCVHLQRASVNLFGELVKIQGHISFPLILDLSPFMKRGLVIKSLEENLQRGQVLSKCQPPFPCPMQPTMENATGLINCNGETANKFPLEAENPDHEQTVYDPPKNVHGIKTWPKMPGNGSSVDFMMNFRPIHSNDKVDGPSTSTSSKDHTYRLVSVVQHFGKVGSGHYTVYRRVKAETCDEDPIALLEPTHARWFCISDSEVHGVSEKDVLEAEASLLFYEKIH from the exons ATGAAAATTCAAGGAAGAATAGATATTCAGTCCCTTgtagaaaaattgaaatttggagCCAAATTTTTGCCCCAAGTGAACTGGAGTTCACCAACCGGGCTTCACATATCAGTGGCTGCAAGCCTTTTGGGTGCTACTGGCTTGATCTTGGCTGTCAAAGATGGTAAAGTTGGAAGCTTTGTCAACTTTGGTCTACCATGGTCATCATCTGATGGACTTGTTAGTTCTGACAAAAATTGGGTTGTGCCCGGATTGCAAAACCTTGGAAACAATTGTTTCTTGAATGTTGTTTTGCAG GCTTTGGCTAGTTGTTCGAGTTTTCAAAGATTCCTCGATATCGTCTTTGAGGACTATAAGTTTCCATCAGTAGAAGAGAGTGCTAAAGCATTGCCTCTTACTGCTGCCGTGACATCCCTGCTGGAAG AACTATGTATGGTTCAATATGTGAGATCTGTACGAAGTCCACGAAAGGTGATGGTTGCTATGGAGAATTACATGCCAAGTTTCAGCTTAACTAGCCAGCAG GATGCAGAGGAAGCATTCTTTCATCTTCTCTCTTCTTTGAGGGAAGAATTGTCAGAATCTTATGTTCACAGGCCCAGCTCCTTGGCTGATGCAACTGTACTCGATAATTCCAGAATTCTTGCTCCAAGAAAGAGGCTAAGGGAATCTGAACAGCAAAGATGGCGGCGTAGTTTCCTTGGACCTTTTGATGGGATCCTTGGTAGCATCTTGACCTGTCAGAGTTGTTCGTTTCAG ATGACCGGATGCTCCTTGGAGAGTTGCCTGAGCCAGTTCTTTGTTTCTGAACGACTTGATAATTACTTCTGCAGTCACTGCTGGCATAATGCTGCTATTAAGTACCTATCCTTGACACGTGAAAATAAG ACAGATATTGAAAAGCTGATACTCTGTAGTCAGGATGATTCATGTGACTGTAAAAGTCTCTGTTCTCTTAGACTATTACCCTGGTCGAACAGCTACTCAAGAAGCTTCAAGCAGCTGAGTATAGCACGTAGCCCACAG ATTCTGTGTGTTCACCTGCAACGTGCTTCTGTGAATCTTTTTGGAGAACTAGTCAAAATTCAG ggtcacatctcatttccatTGATTTTGGACCTCTCACCTTTTATGAAGAGGGGATTAGTAATAAAGAGCTTGGAAGAAAATTTGCAAAGAGGGCAAGTACTGTCCAAATGTCAGCCACCCTTCCCTTGTCCAATGCAACCAACCATGGAAAATGCTACAGGTCTGATAAATTGCAATGGGGAGACAGCAAATAAATTTCCTTTGGAAGCAGAGAATCCAGATCACGAACAAACTGTATATGACCCGCCAAAAAATGTTCATGGGATCAAAACTTGGCCAAAAATGCCTGGGAATGGAAGCTCTGTGGACTTCATGATGAACTTTAGGCCTATTCATTCTAATGACAAG GTAGATGGACCTTCCACTTCTACATCTTCCAAAGATCATACCTACAGGCTAGTTTCAGTCGTCCAGCACTTTGGAAAAGTTGGAAGCGGTCATTACACTGTTTACAGAAGAGTCAAAGCTGAGACTTGTGATGAAGATCCAATTGCGCTCTTAGAACCGACTCATGCACGATGGTTTTGCATCTCGGATTCTGAAGTGCATGGTGTCTCAGAGAAGGATGTTCTGGAAGCAGAGGCTAGTTTGTTGTTCTATGAGAAAATCCACTGA
- the LOC113700990 gene encoding ubiquitin carboxyl-terminal hydrolase 27 isoform X1, producing MKIQGRIDIQSLVEKLKFGAKFLPQVNWSSPTGLHISVAASLLGATGLILAVKDGKVGSFVNFGLPWSSSDGLVSSDKNWVVPGLQNLGNNCFLNVVLQALASCSSFQRFLDIVFEDYKFPSVEESAKALPLTAAVTSLLEELCMVQYVRSVRSPRKVMVAMENYMPSFSLTSQQDAEEAFFHLLSSLREELSESYVHRPSSLADATVLDNSRILAPRKRLRESEQQRWRRSFLGPFDGILGSILTCQSCSFQISLDFQLFHSLHLSPVLSSGGTIMTGCSLESCLSQFFVSERLDNYFCSHCWHNAAIKYLSLTRENKTDIEKLILCSQDDSCDCKSLCSLRLLPWSNSYSRSFKQLSIARSPQILCVHLQRASVNLFGELVKIQGHISFPLILDLSPFMKRGLVIKSLEENLQRGQVLSKCQPPFPCPMQPTMENATGLINCNGETANKFPLEAENPDHEQTVYDPPKNVHGIKTWPKMPGNGSSVDFMMNFRPIHSNDKVDGPSTSTSSKDHTYRLVSVVQHFGKVGSGHYTVYRRVKAETCDEDPIALLEPTHARWFCISDSEVHGVSEKDVLEAEASLLFYEKIH from the exons ATGAAAATTCAAGGAAGAATAGATATTCAGTCCCTTgtagaaaaattgaaatttggagCCAAATTTTTGCCCCAAGTGAACTGGAGTTCACCAACCGGGCTTCACATATCAGTGGCTGCAAGCCTTTTGGGTGCTACTGGCTTGATCTTGGCTGTCAAAGATGGTAAAGTTGGAAGCTTTGTCAACTTTGGTCTACCATGGTCATCATCTGATGGACTTGTTAGTTCTGACAAAAATTGGGTTGTGCCCGGATTGCAAAACCTTGGAAACAATTGTTTCTTGAATGTTGTTTTGCAG GCTTTGGCTAGTTGTTCGAGTTTTCAAAGATTCCTCGATATCGTCTTTGAGGACTATAAGTTTCCATCAGTAGAAGAGAGTGCTAAAGCATTGCCTCTTACTGCTGCCGTGACATCCCTGCTGGAAG AACTATGTATGGTTCAATATGTGAGATCTGTACGAAGTCCACGAAAGGTGATGGTTGCTATGGAGAATTACATGCCAAGTTTCAGCTTAACTAGCCAGCAG GATGCAGAGGAAGCATTCTTTCATCTTCTCTCTTCTTTGAGGGAAGAATTGTCAGAATCTTATGTTCACAGGCCCAGCTCCTTGGCTGATGCAACTGTACTCGATAATTCCAGAATTCTTGCTCCAAGAAAGAGGCTAAGGGAATCTGAACAGCAAAGATGGCGGCGTAGTTTCCTTGGACCTTTTGATGGGATCCTTGGTAGCATCTTGACCTGTCAGAGTTGTTCGTTTCAG ATCTCTCTGGATTTCCAATTATTTCATAGCTTACACCTCTCGCCGGTGCTCAGTAGTGGTGGTACAATT ATGACCGGATGCTCCTTGGAGAGTTGCCTGAGCCAGTTCTTTGTTTCTGAACGACTTGATAATTACTTCTGCAGTCACTGCTGGCATAATGCTGCTATTAAGTACCTATCCTTGACACGTGAAAATAAG ACAGATATTGAAAAGCTGATACTCTGTAGTCAGGATGATTCATGTGACTGTAAAAGTCTCTGTTCTCTTAGACTATTACCCTGGTCGAACAGCTACTCAAGAAGCTTCAAGCAGCTGAGTATAGCACGTAGCCCACAG ATTCTGTGTGTTCACCTGCAACGTGCTTCTGTGAATCTTTTTGGAGAACTAGTCAAAATTCAG ggtcacatctcatttccatTGATTTTGGACCTCTCACCTTTTATGAAGAGGGGATTAGTAATAAAGAGCTTGGAAGAAAATTTGCAAAGAGGGCAAGTACTGTCCAAATGTCAGCCACCCTTCCCTTGTCCAATGCAACCAACCATGGAAAATGCTACAGGTCTGATAAATTGCAATGGGGAGACAGCAAATAAATTTCCTTTGGAAGCAGAGAATCCAGATCACGAACAAACTGTATATGACCCGCCAAAAAATGTTCATGGGATCAAAACTTGGCCAAAAATGCCTGGGAATGGAAGCTCTGTGGACTTCATGATGAACTTTAGGCCTATTCATTCTAATGACAAG GTAGATGGACCTTCCACTTCTACATCTTCCAAAGATCATACCTACAGGCTAGTTTCAGTCGTCCAGCACTTTGGAAAAGTTGGAAGCGGTCATTACACTGTTTACAGAAGAGTCAAAGCTGAGACTTGTGATGAAGATCCAATTGCGCTCTTAGAACCGACTCATGCACGATGGTTTTGCATCTCGGATTCTGAAGTGCATGGTGTCTCAGAGAAGGATGTTCTGGAAGCAGAGGCTAGTTTGTTGTTCTATGAGAAAATCCACTGA